Proteins encoded together in one Macadamia integrifolia cultivar HAES 741 chromosome 8, SCU_Mint_v3, whole genome shotgun sequence window:
- the LOC122087069 gene encoding probable sugar phosphate/phosphate translocator At1g12500 encodes MVEVQTWTTRRGSNPRLETDQVVDIPATPTSEVRNYSSLSGHFLSPNLITALIIASWYLSNIGVLLLNKYLLSFYGYRYPIFLTMLHMLSCAAYSFIAIHGLQLVPFQQILSRRQFFKIAALSVIFCFSVVCGNTSLRYIPVSFNQAIGATTPFFTAVFAFLITCKKESAQVYLALVPVVFGIVVASNSEPLFHLFGFLVCIGSTAGRALKSVVQGLLLTSEAEKLHSMNLLLYMAPLAAMILLPFTLYIEGNVAAFTFKKAREGPFIVFLLLGNATVAYLVNLTNFLVTKHTSALTLQVLGNAKAAVAAVVSVLIFRNPVTVMGMAGFAVTIMGVVLYSEAKKRSRVAAH; translated from the coding sequence ATGGTTGAAGTTCAAACATGGACGACGAGGCGAGGGAGCAACCCAAGACTAGAGACAGACCAGGTCGTCGACATCCCTGCTACTCCCACCAGCGAAGTACGCAACTACAGCTCCCTTAGTGGTCATTTCCTCTCTCCCAACTTGATCACTGCCCTAATCATCGCTTCTTGGTATCTTTCCAACATCGGAGTCCTTCTCCTCAACAAGTATCTCCTCAGCTTCTATGGCTATCGCTACCCAATCTTCCTCACTATGCTTCACATGCTCTCCTGCGCCGCCTACAGCTTCATTGCCATTCATGGCCTTCAACTTGTCCCTTTCCAGCAGATCCTCTCCCGCCGACAGTTCTTCAAGATCGCCGCTCTCAGTGTTATCTTCTGCTTCTCCGTCGTTTGTGGTAACACCTCTCTCCGCTACATTCCTGTCTCCTTCAACCAAGCCATTGGCGCCACAACCCCTTTCTTTACTGCCGTCTTTGCTTTCCTTATTACTTGCAAGAAGGAGTCCGCCCAGGTCTATTTAGCGCTCGTGCCCGTCGTGTTTGGGATCGTCGTTGCCAGCAATAGCGAGCCTCTTTTCCATCTTTTTGGCTTTCTGGTTTGTATCGGATCCACCGCTGGCCGAGCTTTGAAGTCGGTGGTTCAAGGATTGCTATTGACATCGGAGGCAGAGAAGCTTCATTCCATGAATCTGCTTCTCTATATGGCCCCTCTTGCAGCTATGATTCTGCTTCCATTCACTCTGTACATTGAAGGCAATGTGGCTGCATTCACCTTCAAGAAGGCAAGGGAGGGTCCCTTTATAGTGTTTCTGCTTCTGGGGAATGCAACGGTGGCCTATTTGGTGAACTTGACGAATTTTCTGGTTACCAAGCATACAAGCGCCTTGACGCTACAGGTTCTTGGGAATGCTAAAGCTGCCGTTGCGGCTGTTGTGTCGGTATTGATTTTCAGGAATCCGGTGACGGTGATGGGGATGGCGGGCTTTGCTGTTACGATCATGGGGGTGGTGCTTTACAGCGAGGCTAAGAAGAGATCCAGAGTTGCAGCTCATTAA